tattttaagtagtattattaGTTTTAgtaaaaaaacagcttcaaaactggacctttaatctaggggtgttgtggggggggggggcacatccttgccccacgccctcattccatctggattcgcccctgctttggcatttgagcacaaagaatggataacatttatttatgcagagaacatgaccagatttacaggtaagaaagttttattgcgttttcacatcatgtggtcctcagaaagagagtttaggtgcatttgagtggaaaataatgttacgagggctgtccataaagtataggtcctttttatttttttcaaaaactatatggatttcattcatatgtttttacgtcagacatgcttgaaccctcgtgcgcatgcgtgcgtttttccacgcctgtcggtgatgtcattcgcctgtgagcactccttgtgggaggagtcgtccagcccctcgtcggaattcctttgtctgagaagttgctgagagactggcgctttgtttgatcaaaattttttctaaacctgtgagacacatcgaagtggacacggttcgaaaaattaagctggttttcggtgaaaattttaacggctgataagagattttgaggtgatactgtcgctttaaggacttcccacggagcaagacgttgtgcagcactcccaggcgccgtcgtcagcctgtttcaagctgaaaacctccacatttcaggctctattgatccaggacgtcgtgagagaacagaagtttcagaagaagtcagtttcagcattttatccggatattccactgttaaaggagatttttttaatgaaagacgtgcgggcggattgcagcgtcggctcacagccgccgcgacgctccgccacaggaaaaacacctccgttggaagcctttaggacaagttggaacatgtccagctgttaaacaatttctcatatactcactccactgaaagccatcaaaagccgcctggattttacaaatggttatcaacacggaggtgtttttcctgtgctgccgcaccgcgccggctgcatcccgatgagcggacccgtccgcacgtctttcatttaaaaaaatctcctttaacagtggaatatcaatatcaatatcaaaatgctgaaaccgacttcttctgaaacttctctgttctctcacgacgtcctggatcaatagagcctgaaatgtggaggttttcagcttgaaacaggctgacgacggcacctgggagtgctgcacgacgtcccgctctgtgggaagtccttaaagcgacagtatcacctcaaaatctctcatcagccgttaaaattttcaccgaaaaccagcttaatttttcaaaccgtgtccacttcgatgtgtctcacaggtttagaaaaaattttgatcaaacaaagcgccagtctctcagcaacttctcagacaaaggaattccgacgaggggctggacgactcctcccacaagaagtgctcacaggcgaatgacgtcagcgacaggcgtggaaaaactcacgcatgcgcatgagggttcaagcatgtctgacgtaaaaacatatgaatgaaatccatatagttttttaaaaaataaaaaggacctatactttatggacagccctcgtagttgttgacgcgtcgcggaggatcagctgtttttagcagcagatacggagcagctcagaggaaaaaaaaaaaaaaaaaaaagcataaaaatgtctttgtaaagctcagtgcaggtgtgctgttgtcaccacgctttaagaggtgaggacgagtcgacctgctgcaaaaaaccgcagatgaaaagctcacagtttgcttaaagtgggcagttcagtcgaaccccgaccccctgcccacggaccaagtttaatgctgctatcaatctacaatgtaaaaataatagtaacgcacagtgacttggagaagtaactttaatctgattactgatttggaaagattaacgcgttagattactcgttactaaaaaaaagtggtcagattagtgtaacgcgttaccggcatcactgtttatgaccttttcaatgttatttattttattaaacttagactttgacagaaacatttaaaaaagaactttggtattacaatataaatgtaatttttggtctattattcttgctttcaatgcatctaaaaccattcaaaattagttaaaatagggcttgccaataacgtTTTAGAGgcataaaaccctatagcttcaggggACTTCCCCCCCACTCGATCACCGGCTGTGAGCCACGATCACGTAATTTACCtggcactaaaatggttctagctagaaccctgattaGCACCATGACATTCCAGCTTATAAATGAGTATGTTCATGTCATACCCTATGAAGACAGACCCTTTCTCACCTGCTGCTGTTCCATTGCCTCTTTGTGTGCTTTCTCCATTTGGTTCATCTTGAGCCTCATATTTGACTCCTGGTACTGAAAGTCTGCTTTGAGCTCTGTGAGCTAGAACAGAATTTTATAAACAACACATCAAACAATGGCAAGTAGCTGAGAATGCTGCATCTCAATTTGTCAGATTAGGAAAGTCTGGAAACACACCTTTCGATCCTTCTCTAGAATGGTTTGATCCTTTTGCTGCAGGAGTCTCTTTAGTGACATTACTTCCTCTTTTAGCTGGCTGATGAGAATGAAGTTGTCTGTTCCTCCAGAATCCATAGACTGGGTGATGGAACTACTGACAGGTGAGGACAAAAGAAGAACAAAAGTTCAATAATAAGACAAGGGACCAGTTTTAGTTCTAACAAATAATAAGCTTGTGTTGTAATGCATTAGATTTGTCAAGTTGTTCCAGAAATAATTATACCTGTCCCCATTAGATGGCTTCATCTCCAGTTTTGGTTTCTTTTTTGGAGTCTCCTGAATTGACGACGATTTATGGCTATacagaaaatcaaataaaaatgtgCAATTCAGATGCAAATGCTTCGATCACATTCCATTTTGTGATGCACATGTGCCActttaaaaagaatgaatgatTGTTTTACCTTTGTTTCCACAATCCCTGCTCCTGTTCAGGACTCAAGCTTCCACTCAGTCTATAAAAGATAAGTTTGATGGTAGTTGGCTAGAGCTGTGCATGACTgactcatgtaaaaaaaaaaaaaaacacaacaacaaaaaaaaaaacagaacagcatATAGGGAACAGATGTTGAAGACTCCTCACAATGTTCTCTCCAAAACCTTTCATTATTCCATGTAACAAAGAGAAATCAACTCACAGTAGGTTTGATGCAACCAAAGAAAGAACATACTTGTGGTGAGAACTACTGTGTCTCtgttgatggtggtggtggtgatggtgcgATCTGGAATGGTGGTCCTTCTCATTCAGTGAAGACGAGTTGGAGGAGCCAAAGCCCTTCCTCTGCTCCTTGGTCTTCTGCAGAACCCGGCGGTAAGAAAGGGTACAAAGCCAGCACAGCAGTTTACCATCCACCTGTAAGAAAACAGCAGCTTCTAACACCCATTCTTATACATTCATGATTAAATTAGTCCATACGTGTTTATACCTTTCTCCTGCCTTCCTCCTTACGGTCAAAGGCGCATTGCTGTTTGCACTGCTCACAGGTCTGTGGAGGTCCGTATTTCTTTTCTGAGTTAGTACAGCGCTGGCACTTTGTTCCGATAAAAGCTGCAATGATGTTACAGTACTGGCAAGGTTTAGGCTGCATGAAAACAACAAACGGCAATGTCCAAAATGTTAACAAATATTCACCAGATACAAAAGCAATCATCACTCACAGTTACAATAAAAGTGCTTTGAGTGAAAAGCTGCTACTCACAGTTCCAAACTGTTTGACATTCTGTGCACATTTCTTGCagattgtgtttgttttactgtagaggaaaatacaaaataaaagccAAAAAAGCAAAGAATTTTACTATACTCTCAATAAATACAAGTATTTCATCAAAAAATACAAGTCTCACCTTTCCTGCTGAAATTCTGATCTGCAGTATGTGCATTTCACTATTGGATGTGCAATGCGACATTCCTGTGGTAACAAAAACAGAAGGTCAGTTTGACTTTTTGAACGTGTGGATAATAGCTGACAAATAAATTGTGCAATTACATGATGTCCAATGGGCATATTAGTAATAACATTGACTCGTAACTTGTTTTGTGTAACAACATAGCAAACTGTTGTTTAAAGGGGGAAGTAGTAAGTCctacacaggccctgaggcccattgggccGGTGCTTGCCCCCAAAGAGCAAATGGCTCTGTGAGATAAGAGCTGGACTACAAATACATAAAAAGAGTTTTGAGTCCAAAAGTGTGCTTCAGACTACTTGTCCGTGCTATTTGACAAAACACTTGACCTGCCTTGTCCAAGTACACTCAACTGTAAAACAGAAACCAGAACTGGCTGGAGAAGTAAGCTGTGATGGACTGGTACCCTGTCCAGAGGGATTCAGGAGACTTTTATCTGGGGACATTTAAAGACCCCAATCTTAAATGTTTTAGCTGTTACACTTTGCTCTACAGATGGATAAATCAAATTTGTCTTAATCATAAATTCATGTTTTGAGTGCCTCCAATTATGGATCTTTTATGGTTGCATTTAATAACTTTACTGATAAAAATATTACTTCCAAAAACTTAATAACTTATAGTGGATATCTTTCATTAGAAAATTTAACAACACCTCTTTCACTCAGCTTTAGTATTGACCTGATCCACACCTCTATGACCAGTGATTGCTCTGTATAACACCTCTTCTATCATTCATCTAAAAACCTTTGCAATATATAAATAAGAGTTTGTGTCACAGGAGAAACTCCAATGGCAGAATCACAAATTGACTGTATCCAGTCCCATTTTATTCAGGCTGACGCACACATGTGATGCAAACATGGAGTGTCCTAACATCTTGCACTTGTATATCATGAGCTTTTACAGTAGGGACAACTGATGTAAACAGGAATTAACCAACAAATGCTGACTGTTGTAATATTTTTACTCATGCATTTACTACCCATACTGGAATGAACCAAACACAGCAAgtttgctctgtgtaagcctgatctcatcagatctcagaagttaagcagagCTGGTTAGTTCTTGGACGGATGACCTCTGCGGATGACCAGGGATCTGTGCGTGTTTCTCCAGCcagaactggagttgcatcaagaaggggatccagtgtaaaacttgtgccaaatctcaatgcagatctgtgctgaagtgtcactcagtttttcaagtTTCTTCACTGTTCATCTGCAGTCATTTCAGCAATACATAACCTTTTGCCTTCATATTATATTGGACTAGGTACTAAACATTAATGTGATCAAATTTTTGTAGCTACACAGGTTTGCCCATTTAAAGCTGCAGTCTTAAGTTATTAGTGTAAAGGTTAGACAAAAAGACTAGGCTTAGACATGCCATGTTTGACTCCTTATAGAAATATCACCATTCAtggcaaaaatatttattttatttaagtgataGGAAAAGAGCTTTGACTGCTGAATAACATACCTTAAAACATCATCTCATTTACAAAACTTGAGTAAAAACAGTGTATTATGCCActggtgtgtataaataatttattacatgaacatatcagaattgaaatattgtGTTACTAGAGTGGGATGACTTCACCTGGAGGGAGTTTGCAGTGAGGTGACTTCACTATGAACCGTACAACTGTGTTCTAAACCTTTTACACTGGGTTACACTTATTCACGGATTTGCCTGTGTTAGCCCAGGCCACTGTTATAAGAGGAAGAGATATTAGGAGGCTTAAAAATTTAAGAGGAGTAAAACGAGAACCCAAATATTTGTCGGACAATGGAAAAATCTGATTAGCTTTGATCACCATCTCCCGACGTTCGACAGACTGAGAGATCAATGGATATGACATAAAACGACACATGGATCGCTCAGTAACAACTATTTAAATTTGTAAGTACACAAAAGCAACAAGTTGGGGCTTGCATTAAGTATGCACATTAAGCACAAATAACGGCTCTTTTGAGTGTCTGGTGGAAAGTGAAGTAACATCTTGGTTTTGATGGCATTATCTCAACACTGGTGTTTCTAGATTACGTAATGTGAAGCAGCAGGCTAACCGGCTCCGTCACATTTCTCCACACTTGAGGACTTCCTTCAGTTTGCAGTCCCACTAACCTTGCACAGTTGCTGGCCCTGCGACAGCTCCTCGAACGGGTACCGCTGGTTACACTTCGTGCAGGCGTACAGAGCCGACGTTGCCATTTCTCTCACAGCAAATGTCAAGACTTTTAGCTCAGGTTAGCAGTTTCCCCTTAAAGCCGCTCGCTAATCAAAAGCTAAGCACACACAGTGTGTTAGCTAACCGCAGCTAGCGCTTAGCTGGAGGGAGCTGGCGAAGAACAATAAACTCTAAATGTCTCTTTATGTCCCGCTGCTCGTACTTCATCCAGCTGCGGTGTCCTGAAACCAATCGCTACGTTGCCATACGAGCGGTGGCTTAAATCAAAGCGGGCATTCGAAGTCTCCAGAGGGTTTCGCTAAgaattgtgttttctttttttttctctttttgtactAACGCTCGTCAACTAACAGGAAGTCGACGAGAAGAAAACTCGCGATACAAAAGCAGAACGCGGGATTCACGTTTTTTGAAATGCTCGAAGCCAATGACATGCTCGGATTTTTCTCTTGCGCTCGTAACAGAGTAGAACTCCGACAGCAAAGATACAGATGAGCGGGTGAGAGAGAGGAAGCGAGTTTGTCCTTCCATCCCAGCCAGTCTGCGCAGACAATAACTAAACAAAGGTAATCCTCTTACaattcaccaaattaaaaaaagagCGTGAACTGATAAGCAACTTTGGTTGCCAATATCACATCACAAAGACATGTCTGTACAGAGCAGGGTTAAACTGGGACAACCATGGTGCACACTAAAATTAAATATACAACAGAACGGGAAAGTAAAAGGAGAATTAAAGAATAAAAACCATGTGTGGCTTGGGGTGGAATTTGGAGAGTCGGGCCTgtctttatccatccatccattttcttccgctttatctggagtcaggtcgcgggggcagcagctcaagcaaagctgcccagacctcccgatccacacacacctcccccagctcctccgggagaaccccgaggcattcccaagccagccgagagatgtagtccctccagcatgtcctgggtcttccccggggcctcctcccaatgggacgtgcctggaacacctcgccAGCGAGGCGTCaagggggcatctgaaaaagatgcccgagccacctcagctggctcctttcaatgtggaggagcagcggctcgactccgagctcctcccgagtgaccgagctcctcaccctatctctaagggagcgcccagccaccctgtggaggaaactcatctcggccgcttgtactcgcgatctcgt
This genomic window from Thalassophryne amazonica chromosome 9, fThaAma1.1, whole genome shotgun sequence contains:
- the fam76b gene encoding protein FAM76B — encoded protein: MATSALYACTKCNQRYPFEELSQGQQLCKECRIAHPIVKCTYCRSEFQQESKTNTICKKCAQNVKQFGTPKPCQYCNIIAAFIGTKCQRCTNSEKKYGPPQTCEQCKQQCAFDRKEEGRRKVDGKLLCWLCTLSYRRVLQKTKEQRKGFGSSNSSSLNEKDHHSRSHHHHHHHQQRHSSSHHKLSGSLSPEQEQGLWKQSHKSSSIQETPKKKPKLEMKPSNGDSSSITQSMDSGGTDNFILISQLKEEVMSLKRLLQQKDQTILEKDRKLTELKADFQYQESNMRLKMNQMEKAHKEAMEQQQAKNRELMKQVAALSKGKKFDRTSSSLLLP